From Verrucomicrobiia bacterium:
AGGCGATACATCTCCGCCAGGCGCTGGTAGTCGTCCAGATACGGGCGCAAAAACGGGTCGGGCGAGAGGATCTCGTAGACCTCTTCCAGCTCGCGGAAAAAGCGATAGAATGCCTCGCGCGAGTTCCTATCGCGGAAGTGCTCGAGCGCTGCCTCGGCCGCTTTGTCGCCATCCTTGCCGGCCATAATCGGAAGATATGAGCTTCGGCCTTTATCCATGAGCTGCTCGAAGCGCTTTTGCAGCACGTCAATCCCCTCCACCACGCCTCTGACGTCCTGCGAGTCGAAGGCCAGCGCCCGCTCCAGGTTCTCAAACACACCCACGAAGTCCACAATCAGGCCGGTGGTCTTGCGCTGGCCGTCTTCGCTTTCATAGGGACGGTTCACGCGCGCAATGGCCTGGAGCAACACATGGTCGCGCATGGGCTTGTCCAGGTACATGCAGTAGAGAATGGGCGCGTCGTAACCCGTTAGGAGTTTTTCGGTCACGATGAATATCTGCGGGTTCTCGCCGGGCTTGCGGAAAGCCTGGCGCAGGCGGCGCTCCTCATCTTCGCTTAGATGATGGCGCTTGAGATGAGGGCGATCATTGTGCCCGGCACTGATGATGACACCGCTCCATTCGGCCGGTAGGTAACGATCCAACGCTTCCTTGTAAAAGGCACAGGCTTCGCGGTCGGCGGCGACGAGAAACGCTTTGTAGCCCATCGGCTGCACGGTTTGACGGAAATGCTCGGCCACGAACGCGGCAATCTTGTCCACGCGCGCGGGGTTTTTCAGCATGTTCACGAGCGTCACCGCGCGATCCAGGACGCGGCTGATCTCCTCGATGTCCGCCACGCCCTCCAGCTCCGCCGCCGCCCAAAACTCCTGCTCCATCGCCTGGCGGTCGGCCAGCAGGTTGTTAGGGGCGAGCTGATAGTGCAGTGGGACTGTAGTGCCGTCTTCGATGGATTCGCGGATGGAGTACTTGTCGAGATAGCCCTGCGGGTCATCGGCGCCGAAGGTCTTGAAAGTACCCTTGCCATGCGCCGTGCGGTCAATCGGCGTACCGGTGAAGCCGACAAACGTCGCATTGGGCAAGGCACCCATGAGGTAGTTACCCAGGTCGCTGCCGGTGGAGCGGTGCGCCTCGTCGACCAGCACAAACACGTTGTGCCGTGTGCACAGGTTCGCGGGCATGTTGTCGAACTTGTGGATCATCGAGACGATCAAGCCGCGCGTGTCGGCGGCGAGTAGCTCGCGCAGGTGGCGCTTGGAGAGGGCCAGGTGCACGCGGCCGAAGCCGATCGCCTCCAGGTTCTGGAAGAGCTGCTGCTCCAGCTCGTTGCGGTCCACGATGAGCAACACCGTGGGGTTCTCAAAGCGAGGGTCCTCCAGCAATCGGCGGGCGATGGTGAGCATGGGGTAGGGTTTGCCCGAGCCCTGCGTGTGCCAGATCAATCCGCGGCGTTTTTGCGGGTCACGCGCACGCTCCAGCACCTGCTCGGTGGCGCGCATCTGATGGGGCCGCAGCACGACCTTGGTCAGCTCGCCGTCCTTGCGCGCGAAGAGAATGTTATCGGTCAGGACGCGCAGGACGCCGCGCGGCGCAACGAAGGACTTGACGAGGGCCTCGAAGTCGGCCGCGCCGGCCTCCCCCCGCCAGTTGAACAGGGTCTTGCGCGAGAGGGACCAGGTGGCGCCGTAGAAGAACTCCACCAGGTGGGTGAGGGCAAACAGCTGTGCCTGCGCCATCAGGTCTGGCGCTTCAGCGTGGTAGCGACGGATCTGGTCCAGCGCCTCGGCGACGCCTTCCAGGCGGGTCGCTGCCTTGGTCTCGACGACAATGACCGGTATCCCGTTGACCAGGAAAACGACATCGGCGCGAATGCGCCGCGCGGCGCTCTGAAAGGCAAACTCATCCGTGACGTGGAAGCGGTTGCTCTCAGGATGGTCAGGGTCGAGCAGGCGCAGGTTGCGCTCGCGGCGTTCGGCTTCGACAAAGACCGTCTTCAGCCCCTTCAGGTATTCCCACGCCTCGCGATTGCCCTCGATATCGGCACGCACCGAGAGCAAACGCCGGACGATCTCTTCTGCCTTGGCTGCGGTGGTCACCACGCCGGGGTTGAGGCGCTGGAGTTGCTCCACCAGCACCGCGTGCAGGAAGGGCTTATCCTCACCGCTGCGCAGCCGCAAGGCTTCCTCGGCGGGTAAATATTCCCAGCCGGCTTCGATGGCATAACAGATGAGCGGGTTCTGGACGGTGCAGCGTTCGGAGGAGATGCTCATAACGAACGCTCCGCTACGAGGGGGGGTGCTGCGCGCAGCGTTTGATCGCCATTGCTGGCAACCTTGGCAATAAACTCAGCCGGTAGCCGGCGTTGAGCGGTCATTAGTTCGTGCAGGAGCGTGCGGAAGAGCGCCTCCAGCGCGCGCACGTGCGCCTCTTCCGCCTGGATGCGCCGATCCACCGCCTGCAGCATGCGCGCGATGTCGCGCTGTTCATCCAAGGGTGGGAGGGGGATGGGAAAAGAACACAATCTCGACTGAGATAAGTTTGGAATCGTTGTTTTGTTACCTGAACCACCATATAGCCCCAAAAGTGTCCAAGCGTTTTGCATCCAATACATGTAGAACAAAGGAAAGGCATCCTGCCGGTTAGTTCGTAATCGGTGGAGGTGGTTTTGGTATAAG
This genomic window contains:
- a CDS encoding HsdR family type I site-specific deoxyribonuclease, with product MSISSERCTVQNPLICYAIEAGWEYLPAEEALRLRSGEDKPFLHAVLVEQLQRLNPGVVTTAAKAEEIVRRLLSVRADIEGNREAWEYLKGLKTVFVEAERRERNLRLLDPDHPESNRFHVTDEFAFQSAARRIRADVVFLVNGIPVIVVETKAATRLEGVAEALDQIRRYHAEAPDLMAQAQLFALTHLVEFFYGATWSLSRKTLFNWRGEAGAADFEALVKSFVAPRGVLRVLTDNILFARKDGELTKVVLRPHQMRATEQVLERARDPQKRRGLIWHTQGSGKPYPMLTIARRLLEDPRFENPTVLLIVDRNELEQQLFQNLEAIGFGRVHLALSKRHLRELLAADTRGLIVSMIHKFDNMPANLCTRHNVFVLVDEAHRSTGSDLGNYLMGALPNATFVGFTGTPIDRTAHGKGTFKTFGADDPQGYLDKYSIRESIEDGTTVPLHYQLAPNNLLADRQAMEQEFWAAAELEGVADIEEISRVLDRAVTLVNMLKNPARVDKIAAFVAEHFRQTVQPMGYKAFLVAADREACAFYKEALDRYLPAEWSGVIISAGHNDRPHLKRHHLSEDEERRLRQAFRKPGENPQIFIVTEKLLTGYDAPILYCMYLDKPMRDHVLLQAIARVNRPYESEDGQRKTTGLIVDFVGVFENLERALAFDSQDVRGVVEGIDVLQKRFEQLMDKGRSSYLPIMAGKDGDKAAEAALEHFRDRNSREAFYRFFRELEEVYEILSPDPFLRPYLDDYQRLAEMYRLVRASYEPHIPVDKCFLRKTATIVQQHTHTSLVREPSATYEIGAAALVALLKTEQPDTVKVFNLLKELHRLVEKDSRVAPYLLSIGERADEIRRRFEERQIESQEALRELNELVQQLRNAEEERRNMGDLTHRPYATQAFAVEWWLRMREVAPESA